In Nicotiana tabacum cultivar K326 chromosome 17, ASM71507v2, whole genome shotgun sequence, one DNA window encodes the following:
- the LOC107763259 gene encoding galactinol synthase 2: protein MTPNVIGRVNKAGTGLAKAASLPRRAYVTFLAGNGDYVKGVVGLAKGLRKVKSAYPLVVAVLRDVPDEHRHILINQGCIVREIEPVYPPQNQTQFAMAYYVINYSKLRIWEFVEYSKMIYLDGDIQVFENIDHLFDLPDAYFYAVMDCFCEKSWTNSPQYSIGYCQQCPDKVQWPEEELGPKPSLYFNAGMFVFEPSLPTYDNLLKTLKVTHPTSFAEQDFLNMFFRDIYKPIPNIYNLVLAMLWRHPENVELDKVKVVHYCAAGSKPWKYTGEEENMDREDIKMLVKKWRDIYNDESLDYKNASVTNKFLPALQKGGVVRYVTAPSAA, encoded by the exons ATGACTCCCAATGTTATTGGACGTGTAAACAAGGCTGGCACTGGTTTGGCCAAGGCAGCAAGTTTGCCTAGGCGTGCGTATGTGACATTCTTGGCAGGGAATGGGGACTACGTAAAAGGTGTGGTTGGTTTGGCAAAAGGGTTGAGGAAGGTGAAATCTGCTTATCCTCTTGTGGTAGCAGTTTTACGTGATGTCCCAGACGAACATCGCCACATACTCATCAACCAGGGCTGCATCGTCCGAGAGATCGAGCCTGTTTATCCTCCTCAGAATCAGACTCAGTTTGCTATGGCTTATTATGTTATCAACTACTCTAAACTCCGCATCTGGGAG TTTGTGGAGTATAGCAAGATGATATACTTGGATGGGGATATTCAGGTGTTTGAGAACATAGACCACTTGTTTGACTTGCCAGATGCCTATTTCTACGCTGTGATGGACTGTTTCTGTGAGAAGTCTTGGACCAATAGCCCACAGTACAGTATTGGGTACTGCCAACAATGTCCAGATAAAGTCCAGTGGCCTGAAGAAGAGTTAGGCCCAAAGCCCAGTCTCTATTTCAACGCGGGCATGTTCGTATTTGAGCCCAGTCTCCCTACTTATGATAACCTTTTGAAGACCCTTAAAGTTACCCATCCAACATCATTTGCTGAACAG GATTTCTTGAACATGTTCTTCAGGGACATATACAAGCCAATTCCAAATATTTACAACTTGGTTTTGGCCATGCTGTGGCGCCATCCAGAGAATGTAGAGCTTGACAAGGTGAAAGTTGTTCATTATTGTGCAGCAGGGTCCAAGCCATGGAAATACACTGGAGAGGAAGAGAACATGGACAGAGAAGACATCAAAATGCTGGTGAAAAAATGGAGGGATATATACAATGACGAGTCGCTGGATTACAAGAATGCCAGCGTCACTAACAAATTCCTGCCAGCGCTTCAGAAGGGCGGCGTTGTTCGCTACGTAACCGCCCCCTCTGCTGCTTAG
- the LOC107763260 gene encoding lipid phosphate phosphatase epsilon 2, chloroplastic, whose translation MSTITTLVLSPLIQFPKPKTFSTSKLNFHSKITFLSRDKKYPYPNMVDLVRSQATSGDDGVGVKIGGFEQEAFIDGSSISASGGINATLNKLSKWLVAAVFGIIFLWRHDAEALWAVSGSVLNAWLSTVLKRILNQERPVSTLRSDPGMPSSHAQSIIYTATVCIVSMVEYFGLNGITAVISALIFAIGSYFSWLRVSQRLHTTSQVVVGAALGFSFSVFWFWLWDAIVLKAFISHLWVRLIIVLGTAAICVSFLLYVVRYWVLEEN comes from the exons ATGTCTACCATAACTACCCTTGTTTTATCACCCTTAATTCAATTTCCTAAACCCAAAACATTTTCCACTTCTAAATTGAATTTCCATAGTAAAATCACTTTCTTATCCCGTGATAAAAAATACCCATATCCCAATATGGTGGATTTAGTGAGAAGTCAAGCCACTTCAGGTGATGATGGAGTAGGTGTAAAAATTGGAGGTTTTGAACAAGAAGCTTTCATTGATGGATCCTCAATTTCTGCTTCTGGTGGAATCAACGCCACTCTCAATAAGTTG AGTAAGTGGCTGGTGGCTGCAGTTTTTGGTATAATCTTCCTTTGGAGGCATGACGCAGAAGCACTTTGGGCTGTTTCTGGTTCTGTTCTGAATGCCTGGCTCTCAACTGTGCTGAAGAGAATACTGAACCAAGAGCGACCTGTTTCTACGCTAAGATCAGACCCTGGAATGCCATCTTCTCATGCACAGTCTATCATTTATACAGCGACAGTCTGTATTGTCTCAA TGGTAGAATATTTTGGGTTAAACGGAATCACCGCAGTCATTAGCGCACTTATCTTTGCAATTGGCTCCTACTTT TCATGGCTACGGGTTTCACAACGGCTTCACACAACCAGCCAAGTAGTCGTAGGTGCTGCATTAGGATTCTCTTTCTCCGTTTTCTGGTTTTGGTTGTGGGATGCAATAGTCCTGAAGGCATTTATATCCCACTTGTGGGTTCGGCTTATTATCGTTCTTGGCACTGCCGCCATTTGTGTCAGCTTTCTCCTATATGTGGTTCGATACTGGGTTCTTGAGGAAAACTGA